The window TCCGATGGACCGCGTCCCACTCGCCGTCCACCGTGGGATCGATCATCCAGCGGTCCTCGGCCAGGTCGGAGAGCTGGACCTCGGCGTGCGCGGCGGCCGGATGGTCGGCGGGCAGGGAGACGAACTGCGGTTCGCGTTCGACGAGGACGCGCAGGGCGAGCCCCTCAGGCACCCGCAGCGGACAGCCCTCCACCTCGTGCACGTAGGCGACGTCGAGCCGCCCGTCGGCGAGCATGCGCAGCAGCGCGTTCGGGGAGACGTCCATCTGCAGGACCGGCTCCCGCTGCCGCGCGCGCAGCCGGCGCAGCCAGCCCGCGAGGGCGCGGCTCGCGGTGGAGCCGATCCGGAGCTGGGGGCCGTCGTCGTCCGTCGCGGCGGCCCGCGCCTCCGCGACCAGGGCACGCATTTCGGCCACCAGCGGGCGGGCGCGGCCCAGGACGATACGGCCGAGCGGGGTCGGCCGGCAGCCGGTGCGTTCGCGGAGGAAGAGCGGCCCGCCGAGCTCCTGCTCGATGCGCTTGAGCTGGGTGCTCAACGAGGGCTGGGCCACGCCGAGTTGCCGGGCCGCCCGGTGCAGGCTGCCGGTGTCGGCGATGGCGCACAGTGCGCGGAGGTGCCTCACCTCGAGCTCCATGCGGCGAGCCTAGGACGGTCACACGAGCCGCACCAGACGCACAAACCCCAACCGAAGGGGGCGAGTTGGGTCGGATACCGATCGGTAAATGATCAGTAGTCGACTGTTGGTGATCGTTAATGACCGGGTGATAGCTGGGTCCTATCTCCGATTGCCATCATCACAGCCGTCCCACAGGCACAGACACTCACCGATGACGACTTCACCCCCCACTCAAGGAGTCATCGATGCGACTGTCCACCCGTCTGTCCACGCCCGTTCTCTCGGCCGCGGTCGGGCTCGGTCTCACGGCCGCCGTGCTCGGGGCCGTCCCGGCCTCCGCGGCGCCCGCGCCCGTGGCCCCGGCCGCGCCCTTCGCGGGCTACAACGGTTCCGGCGAGGAGGCCAAGGCCAACAAGGCGTTCTTCGACGCGGTGCTGAAGTCCGTGGCCGAGAAGCGCGCCGCGAACCCGACATCCGCCGCCGCTGTCACCGTGGTCTACAACGCCTCGGCCGCGCCGACCTTCAGCGCCCAGATAGCCCGCAGTACGTCGATCTGGAACAGCTCCGTCTCGAACGTCAAGCTCCAGGCCGGCACCAGCGGCGCGAGTTTCACGTACCGCGAGGGGAACGACTCGCGCGGTTCGTACGCGTCCACGGACGGGCACGGGCGGGGCTACATATTCCTCGACTACAGGCAGAACCAGCAGTACGACTCCACGCGCGTGACCGCCCACGAGACCGGGCACGTGCTCGGGCTGCCCGACCACTACAGCGGGCCCTGCAGCGAGCTGATGTCGGGCGGCGGGCCCGGCACGTCCTGCACGAACGCGAACCCGAACGCGGCCGAGCGGGCCCGCGTCGACCAGCTGTGGATCAACGGCCTCGCGAAGGCACTGGCGAAGGTGAATCAGGACCGGTAGGTCCCCCTGGATGCACCACCCACCCCCCACTGACGTGGGCCGTCCCTCCTGCACAGGGGCGGCCCGCGTCGCCTTTTCTCCCCCTGCCCCGCCTCCTTTTCCTTCCCTGCCCCTACGTGCTCTTGAAGAGGGTCAGATCCACGACGAGCGTCCGGTGGTCCGTGTCTCCGAGGTCCAGGAAACGGGCCCTGTTCGCCGAGAAGTCCCGGGACACCAGGACGTGGTCGATCTGGGCGCCGAGGGGCGGGGCCGTTCTGGCCGGCCAGCTCGGTGTGCGGGCGTCGCCGGTGAGACGGGCGGCGTCCCCGAACCCGGCGTCCAGGATGCGCCGGAAGGCCGCGTGGTCCTGGGAGGCGTTGAAGTCGCCCGCGAGGACCGTGGGCCGGGTGCGGTTCGCGTTCGCGTAGTCGCGGAGGTCGGACAGCTCCTCGCGCCAGGTGGACAGGTGCGTCGGCAGCGGGGGCATGGGGTGGGCCAGCTGGAGCCGGATCTCGTTGCCCTTCACATCGGCCGTGGCACCGGGCATGCCCATGGTGGCGGGGATGCCCGCGGCAGGCTTGAGGGGATGGCGGCTGAGGATCACCGAACCGTCGGACCCGGCGCCTTCGACCGCCTGCCTGTAGGGGTACGAGCCCTTGCCCACGGCACCGCTCCCGCTGTCCGCGCGGCCCTCTCCGCCTTCTCCTTCGTCTCCCGTGGCCTTGTCCTCCGTGGCCTTTCCGAAGGCCTGCTCCAGCTTCTCCTCGCACGTGTACTCGCATTCCTGGACGAAGACGAGGTCGGGCCGCTGGTCCCTGATCGCGTCGATGAGTCCGTCCGTGGCCTGGCCGAACTCGACGTTCGAGGTGAGTACGCGGAGTTCGGCGACCGGGGCGCCATCGGGCTGCGAGCTCTTTCCGTACGGCTCGATGTACCAGGCGAGCGCGGCGAGCACGGCCACGCTCCAGACGAGGCCGAGGCGCCAGCGGGAGAGGGCGGCGAAGAGGAGGGCGACGGCGGTGGGGGCGAGGAGCCAGGGCAGGAACGCGAGCAGTTGGGGTACGGGGGTGATGCCGTCGGTGTCCGCGATGCGGCACCCGACGACTGTGCTCACGCCGGTGAGCAGCAGTGCGGCGAACCAGGCGCCGGCCCGGGTGCCGCCGCGGCGTTCCACGGGGGCGTCGTCCGTCCACTCGTCCGCCTCGGCCGTCGCGTTGCGCAAGTCCGCCCCCTTCCGTCTGCTGGATCCTCCCTTAAAGACGGAGGATGTGGGGGGACGGTTGAGGACTGCTGCCGGGTGCGGGCCCGGTGGGGGCTGGTCGCGCAGTTCCCCGCGCCCCTGAAAAAGCGGGGCTGCGCCCCTGGCTTTTTGTCTTTAGGGGCGCGGGGAACTGCGCGAGCAACCCCCACGCACCCGCACTCAAAGACGACGCAGAAGCGCGGCCAGGGCCGCATTGAACTGCTCGGGCTGTTCAAGGTTCGGCATGTGTGCCGCCCGCGGCACGACCCGGAGCGCGGAGCCCGGGATCGCCGCGTGCATGGCGCGCGCGTCCGCCACGGGCGTGTACTCGTCGTCCTCGCCGACGACCACGAGCGTCGGAACCGTGACGCGGGTCAGCAGCTCGCGATAGTCGGGGCGTTCCGCCCGCCCCCGCAGGGCAGCGGCCGCGCCCTCGGGGGACGTGGCCGTCATCATGCGGTGCACGTGGGCCGCCACATCAGGGTGGGCGTACGGGGCGACCATCTTGTGCAGGACCTCGTCGGCGTACGGGCGCATGCCCTCGCGGAGGAGGCGGTCGGCCATGTCGTTGCGGGACTTCTTGCCGGCCGGGGTCTCGGCCGCCGGGAACGTGTCGGCCAGGACCAGCGCCCGGACGCGCTCGGGGAACTGCCGGTAGCACTCCATGACGATCTGGCCGCCCATGGAAAGCCCGGCCAGCGCGAACTCGCGTACGTCCAGGTCGTCGAGGAGGGCCGCGATGTCCTCGGCGAAGGTGGCGAGCGGGGTCACCCCGGGGACCACCGGGGAACTGCCGTAACCGCGCAGGTCGGGGGCGATCACCCGGCGGTCCGGGGAGAAGGCGGCGAGCTGCGGGGCCCACATGGTGCGGTCGAAGGGGTGGCCGTGGATCAGGACAAGGGGCACGGAGGTTGAGGCATGCGCGCCTTTGTCCTCGTACAGGAGGAAGGGAGCCATGTTCAGGACCCTAGATTCAGGGAACTCCTCGGTGCAATAAGATCTTTGCCCTCGGTGCAATCCAGGGAGGGGTGGCGTGGAGGACTATCGGCGTATCGCCGACCGGCTGGCCGAGGAGATCCTCACGGGACGGCTGAAGGCCGGTGAACGGCTGCCGCCGCAGCGGGTGTTCGCCCGGCGGCGGCGCATCGCGGGGTCCACCGCCGGGCGCGTGTACGGGGAGCTGGTGCGGCGGGGCCTGGTCGTCGGGGAGGTCGGGCGCGGCACGTTCGTACGGGCGGCGCCGGTGCCGTCGGGGCGGGCGCTGGCCGAGCCGGCGACCACGGCGGCGGTCAATCTGGAGCTCAACTACCCGTCCGTGGAAGGGCAGTCGGAGCTGCTGGCCGGCGGACTCGTGCCGCTGCTGCGGGCCGATGTGCTGGGGGAGGCGACCCGTGCGGTGCCCGCCACCGGGACCGCCGCCGCGCGCGAGGCCGTCGCCGGGCTGCTGTCCGGATCGGGGTGGCGGCCCCACCCGGAGCAGCTCCTCTTCGCCGGGAACGCCCGGCAGGCCATCGCGGGCGCGCTCGCCTCGCTGGTACGGCCCGGCGGGCGCGTCGGGGTCGAGGCGCTGACGTATCCGCTGGTCAAGGAGATCGCGACGCGGATCGGATGCACACTCGTACCGCTGGAGACGGACAGGGAAGGGCTGCTGCCCGGGGCCGTCGCCGCCGCCCACCACTCCGCGCCGCTCGCCGCCCTCTACGTCCAGCCGACCCTGCACAATCCCACCTCGGCCACGATGGGTGACGCGCGCAAGCGTGAACTCGCCGAGGTCGTAAGAGAGTTGGGACTGCCGGTCGTGGAGGACCGGATCTGGTCGTTCCTGCACGAGGAGGGCGTGCCGTTCGCCGCGTACGCCCCCGAGGGCGTCCATGTCGTCGACGGACTGTCCAAGCGGGTCGCGCCCGGGCTGACCGTCGGTTTTCTCGTCGTGCCCGAGGGGCGTGCCGAGGCGGCGGCGGGGGCGCTGCGGTCGGGCGGGTGGACGGCGGGACGGTTCGCGCTGGAGGCGGGGACCCGGTGGATCCAGGACGGGGTCGTGGACCGGCTGGTCGCCGACCGGCGGGCGGACGCAGCCCGGCGGCAGCGGGTCGTCGCGGAACTGCTCGACGGATTCGACGTACGCGCCGATCCGTCCGCGTACTACGCCTGGTGGGAGCTGCCGTCGCCGTGGCGCGCGGACACCTTCACGGCGGCCGCGGCGGCGCGCGGGATCGCGGTCACGCCGGGGTCCGCCTTCGCGGTGGGGGAGCAGGGGGCACCGGACGCCGTCAGGCTCGGGCTCGCGTCGGTTCCGGTGCCGGTGCTGGGGCAGGCGCTGCGGACGCTGCGCGACGTCGCGCGTGGTGGTCCATGAACCAGGTCGCGGCGGCGACGGTCAGGCCGAGGGCCAGGATGAACCAGGTGGCCGTGCGAAGTGTCGAGGTCAGGGCGTCGTAGACGGTGCCGGCCGCCGCCCGGGAGACATGGGTGGGGAGGTCGGCGAGCGTCAGGGCGCGGCCGATGACCGTGGCGAGGGCCAGCAGCGCGGCGCCCAGGGCCATGCCGAGTGCCGTGGCCGTGACGGCCTGGCGGCGGCGTACGGCCAGCAGGATGCCGCCGACGGCCAGGGCGACCGCCGCGAGCGGGAGCCAGAAGCCCGCGATCTCCAGCACGTGGAACCCCTTCCGGAGCGTGCTCAGCTCCTGGGCCTCGAGGACCGTGATCTCGGTGTGCTCGATGGGGATGCGGTTCGCCAACGGCACCCGGTCGTAGGACAGCTGGGACTTCAGCTGCTGGGTGACGGGTGCCAGATCGAGGGTGACGGCGCCCTCGCGGCCGCTGCGCAGGGCCCGCAGGACGGCGTCGTGCGCGGCCCGGTTCGCCGTGTTCCAGGCCGCGCGGAAGGCCTCCGTACCGGTGAAGGACCGCACCGCCCTGCGTACGTACGCGCGGACCTCGCCCTCCAGCGGTCCGACCTCGATCTGGTTCATGACCCCGTCGGTGACCGAGTCGGCGATCGCGCTCTGCACGTCGGGCCCGGCGGCGAGCGGCGCCATCGTGTCGACGTACCGTCCGGTGTCGCCGATCTCGTACTTCGCCCATGCCGAAAGCCCGCCCAGCGGCACGAGGACGCAGGCGAGCACGATCAGCACCGCCGAGAGGACTTTCCGCACCCCTCAAGGAAGAACCCCGGCCGCGCGCCCCGCCATCGGGCACGGCCGGGGTGACTGCATCCGGGCCTGGATTGCGTTCTTCCGGGGGACGGACGGCGACCGTCCGGGCCCCCGGGAGAGCGTGTGGTGGTGGAAACGCGCTACTTGCGGTTGTAGAGCCGCATCGTGACCGGGCCGAAGACCGCGACGAACAGTCCGGCCCAGCCCAGCGACCACGCGATCTCCGCGGCAGGCCAGGAGCCGTCCATCAGACCGCGCACCGCCGAGGACAGATGCGTGATCGGGTTGTTGTTGACGAAGGCCTGCAGCCAGCCCGGCATCGTCTCGGGGCGGACGAAGATGTCGCTCAGGAAGGTCAGCGGGAACAGGATCATCATGCTGACGCCCATGACCGACTTCTCCGTGCGCAGCAGCAGGCCGAACATGGTCCACACCCAGGAGAAGGCGAAGGAGAAGATGATCAGGAGGAGCACCCCTCCGAGCACTCCCTGGACGCCGCCGTCCGGGCGGAAGCCCATGATCAGGCCCACCGACAGCATCACGACCGACGCCATCGCGTAGCGCAGGGCGTCCCCGAGCAGATAGCCGACCAGCGTCGACGGACGCCAGATGGGCAGCGAGCGGAAGCGGTCGAAGACACCCTTCTCGATGTCGATGTTGACCGCCAGGCCCGTGTACATCGTGATCATGGTGACGGACATGACGAGGATGCCGGGCAGCAGGTACTGGATGTACTCCCTCGGGGAGCCCGCCAGGGCCCCGCCGAACAGATACGTGTACATCAGCACCAGCATGATCGGGAACGCCGTCACGTCGAACAGCTGCTCGGGAACGTGCTTGATCTTGAGCATCGCCCGCCAGCCGAAGGTAAGCGACGTCTGGATCGCGTTCGGCCGCGGCGGGCGCTCGGTGGCGACGAGCAGCGCGGCCAGGCTCTCGGTACTGACCGGCGCGAGGTCGGCGGCTTCGGTGGTCTGGGTCGCGGTGCTCATGCCGTGGCCTCTTTCGTCTGCTGCTTCGTCTGCGATGACGTCTCTGCGTGGTCGGACTTGCCGGTGAGGGCGAGGAACACCTCGTCCAGGCTCGGCTGGCCCAGGGAGAAGTTGTCGACGGTGATGCCCGCGTGGGCCAGCTCGGCGAGGGCGCGGGACGCCTTCTCGGCGGCCCCGGCCCCTCCCCCAGACTCCGTCTGGGGGGACCCCCATGCGGAGCCGTTGCCGACCCGGGCGGTCAGCGCCACCGGGTCCGGCTCCAGCTGGACGTCCGCGTCGAGGGCCTGCCGCAGCAGCCGCTCGGCGTCCGGCCGCTGGTGCGCGTCCCGCAGCCGTACGTGCACGGCTCCCGCGCCGACCGACGCCTTCAGCTCGCCCTTGGTGCCCTCGGCGATGACCTTGCCCTTGTCGATGACGGCGATCCGGGACGCCAGCTGGTCGGCCTCGTCCAGGTACTGGGTGGTGAGCAGGACCGTGGTCCCCTGGGCGACGACCGCCCGCACGATCTCCCACACCTGGTTGCGGCTGCGCGGGTCGAGACCCGTCGTCGGCTCGTCCAGGAACAGCAGGTCGGGGGTGTTGAGGATGGACGCGGCGATGTCGATACGGCGCCGCATACCGCCCGAGTAGTTCTTCACCTGGCGGGCCGCCGCCTCCGACAGGCCGAAGGCGTCGAGGAGTTGCGCCGCTCGGTCGTACGAGGCCTTCTTGCTGTGGCCCGTCAGCCGGGCCAGCAGCACGAGGTTCTCCGTGCCCGTCAGGTCCTCGTCCACCGAGGCGTACTGCCCGGTGAGGCTCACCCTGGTCCGTACGGCGTCCGCCTCCCGTACGACGTCGTGGCCGAAGACGTGGGCCTCGCCCCCGTCGGGGCGCAGCAGGGTCGCCAGCATGCGCACGGTGGTGGTCTTGCCGGCTCCGTTCGGACCGAGCAGGCCGTACACCGTGCCGGCCTCGATGCGCAGGTCCACGCCGTCGACGGCGCGGTTGTCGCCGAAGGTCTTCACCAGACCCGCGGTCTCGATGGCCGGCCCGGCCCATTGGTCGGTGCGGTTCTTGCTCGTCATGTCGGTCCGCCCATCCGCGTCGTTCTCTCGGTTTGCTCGTGGTGTTCGAGGTCTTCGAGTCTTCGAGTGCACTCGCGTCGCATCCGTAGCTCTTCAAGGGTGCGTCCGCCGGCCTCGAAGAGCATCGGTCTGTCGACGCAGTCCTCGATCGGTCTCGAGATGCAGACCCTGCGGCGCACGAAAACTCATCGGCGGGGCGACAGGAGTTTTCTCCGTCGTCCTCCCCGGGCTCCGGTGGAGGGTTCACCCGAACGGGTGTTTCCTGGTTCTGGGGACGGAGGCGGGGAGAAGGAGGCCGATCATGGGCATCACTCCGGCCCTGCGAACCCTTGCGATCGCCCTGGTCAGCGGCGGTGTGCTGACGGCGGCCGCCGCGGGTACGGC is drawn from Streptomyces liliifuscus and contains these coding sequences:
- a CDS encoding LysR family transcriptional regulator — translated: MELEVRHLRALCAIADTGSLHRAARQLGVAQPSLSTQLKRIEQELGGPLFLRERTGCRPTPLGRIVLGRARPLVAEMRALVAEARAAATDDDGPQLRIGSTASRALAGWLRRLRARQREPVLQMDVSPNALLRMLADGRLDVAYVHEVEGCPLRVPEGLALRVLVEREPQFVSLPADHPAAAHAEVQLSDLAEDRWMIDPTVDGEWDAVHRMLRAAGLNPRVLHGDYHTAASLVSTGEVVTVCQPTCQPGPAMAVRRIQGDPLGVRLLLAARTEGELDSVFPGLWEAYAEVAREAPGYREWLDRVGV
- the snpA gene encoding snapalysin, with amino-acid sequence MRLSTRLSTPVLSAAVGLGLTAAVLGAVPASAAPAPVAPAAPFAGYNGSGEEAKANKAFFDAVLKSVAEKRAANPTSAAAVTVVYNASAAPTFSAQIARSTSIWNSSVSNVKLQAGTSGASFTYREGNDSRGSYASTDGHGRGYIFLDYRQNQQYDSTRVTAHETGHVLGLPDHYSGPCSELMSGGGPGTSCTNANPNAAERARVDQLWINGLAKALAKVNQDR
- a CDS encoding endonuclease/exonuclease/phosphatase family protein, with translation MRNATAEADEWTDDAPVERRGGTRAGAWFAALLLTGVSTVVGCRIADTDGITPVPQLLAFLPWLLAPTAVALLFAALSRWRLGLVWSVAVLAALAWYIEPYGKSSQPDGAPVAELRVLTSNVEFGQATDGLIDAIRDQRPDLVFVQECEYTCEEKLEQAFGKATEDKATGDEGEGGEGRADSGSGAVGKGSYPYRQAVEGAGSDGSVILSRHPLKPAAGIPATMGMPGATADVKGNEIRLQLAHPMPPLPTHLSTWREELSDLRDYANANRTRPTVLAGDFNASQDHAAFRRILDAGFGDAARLTGDARTPSWPARTAPPLGAQIDHVLVSRDFSANRARFLDLGDTDHRTLVVDLTLFKST
- a CDS encoding alpha/beta fold hydrolase, which codes for MAPFLLYEDKGAHASTSVPLVLIHGHPFDRTMWAPQLAAFSPDRRVIAPDLRGYGSSPVVPGVTPLATFAEDIAALLDDLDVREFALAGLSMGGQIVMECYRQFPERVRALVLADTFPAAETPAGKKSRNDMADRLLREGMRPYADEVLHKMVAPYAHPDVAAHVHRMMTATSPEGAAAALRGRAERPDYRELLTRVTVPTLVVVGEDDEYTPVADARAMHAAIPGSALRVVPRAAHMPNLEQPEQFNAALAALLRRL
- a CDS encoding aminotransferase-like domain-containing protein, coding for MEDYRRIADRLAEEILTGRLKAGERLPPQRVFARRRRIAGSTAGRVYGELVRRGLVVGEVGRGTFVRAAPVPSGRALAEPATTAAVNLELNYPSVEGQSELLAGGLVPLLRADVLGEATRAVPATGTAAAREAVAGLLSGSGWRPHPEQLLFAGNARQAIAGALASLVRPGGRVGVEALTYPLVKEIATRIGCTLVPLETDREGLLPGAVAAAHHSAPLAALYVQPTLHNPTSATMGDARKRELAEVVRELGLPVVEDRIWSFLHEEGVPFAAYAPEGVHVVDGLSKRVAPGLTVGFLVVPEGRAEAAAGALRSGGWTAGRFALEAGTRWIQDGVVDRLVADRRADAARRQRVVAELLDGFDVRADPSAYYAWWELPSPWRADTFTAAAAARGIAVTPGSAFAVGEQGAPDAVRLGLASVPVPVLGQALRTLRDVARGGP
- a CDS encoding ABC transporter permease, whose protein sequence is MSTATQTTEAADLAPVSTESLAALLVATERPPRPNAIQTSLTFGWRAMLKIKHVPEQLFDVTAFPIMLVLMYTYLFGGALAGSPREYIQYLLPGILVMSVTMITMYTGLAVNIDIEKGVFDRFRSLPIWRPSTLVGYLLGDALRYAMASVVMLSVGLIMGFRPDGGVQGVLGGVLLLIIFSFAFSWVWTMFGLLLRTEKSVMGVSMMILFPLTFLSDIFVRPETMPGWLQAFVNNNPITHLSSAVRGLMDGSWPAAEIAWSLGWAGLFVAVFGPVTMRLYNRK
- a CDS encoding ATP-binding cassette domain-containing protein, encoding MTSKNRTDQWAGPAIETAGLVKTFGDNRAVDGVDLRIEAGTVYGLLGPNGAGKTTTVRMLATLLRPDGGEAHVFGHDVVREADAVRTRVSLTGQYASVDEDLTGTENLVLLARLTGHSKKASYDRAAQLLDAFGLSEAAARQVKNYSGGMRRRIDIAASILNTPDLLFLDEPTTGLDPRSRNQVWEIVRAVVAQGTTVLLTTQYLDEADQLASRIAVIDKGKVIAEGTKGELKASVGAGAVHVRLRDAHQRPDAERLLRQALDADVQLEPDPVALTARVGNGSAWGSPQTESGGGAGAAEKASRALAELAHAGITVDNFSLGQPSLDEVFLALTGKSDHAETSSQTKQQTKEATA